Part of the Nitrosopumilus piranensis genome is shown below.
ATGTCTCTCAAGAGTTAGAATATTCACTTGATAAAAAAATTGAATTAGTAAAAGGTGAATTATTAAACCAAAAAATTATTCATGAAAACTAAAATTTTAGAAATATTTTTTCAATGCAATCCATCCCTTTGCTAGGAGTGGTTCGTATTTTTTAGAATTTTCAAAATGAGCCTGTAGATCTTGAAATGATTTCCTATTCTCAATGTCATTACTATGATCTTCTAACTCAATAATCTGATTTTTTTCAACATCAGGAACAACTCCTTTGATTCCCGCAGATTTTGAAGGGTTCTCATGTAAATCTTTGAGAAAAATGATTCGTCCAAGCAAGTTTTCTGCTAAATGAATTATTGTGTAATTCATGGCATATTGATCATCTTTAGGAAATACTCTAAATGATTTCCATTTTTTCTCAGTATCATCCCAATCACTGTAAAAACAAAGTTTCTTTATCTTGTTGAATTTTTTTAAAATTTCAAGCAAGTCTTTACGTTTTGAAATAGCCTCTTCTTTTGATTTTTCAGCTATTTTTTGAACAGTTTCTTGCTGAAAATCAAGATAAATTTTCATTTCAGCATCAGACATCTCATCAATCATTTTCATGTTTTCTTTTTCTAGTTGGCTTAGCTTAAAGTCATGATCAAGGAGGGATTTCCAATCTTTTTTAGTGACACCATTATCTTCTTGCAGTTTTCTTAGTAACCAATTAGCTTTGGCAGACTCTTCATATGATAAAATGGCAAGTGCAGTAGATTCAGCATGCTTTTTTTGATTGAATAATTCTTCTGATGTAATAAGTAACGAATTTGCATGGCCTATTGCAAAATTCATTCCTTTTATGATCTTATCCGATGTAATCAAAAAATCAGTCATAACCTTGACTATGATTTCATTAATCTAAAACTTTACGACAACTGTCATAATTTTATTCGTAAAAGGGGGGCTTTGCCTTTTTACTCTTTGTCGATAAATTCTTCTGCTCTTGGAGGGTCTGGAGCAAGTCCCTTTCTCTTTCGAATGTCAGCAACAGCTGCTGTAAGCATGGATTTAGGAACTTCGGTCCATGCCTTAAAGGAAGTATTCCATGTTGCACGTCCTGCAGTTTGACCTCTCATCTCTTCAGATAATGTAAATGTCTCAGAAGCTGGTATCTCACCTGTAACAATACTTGATGCACCTTTTTGTGCCATATCTAGAACTTTGCCACGTTTTCCAGAAAGAACTGTTGCAACATTTCCAACTAGATCAGTTGGTACACGAACTTCAATTGCCAAAGTTGGTTCCAAGACAGCAGTTCCTGCAGTTAGCAATGCACCCATACATGCTCTACGAGATGCAGGTCCTAATTGAGATAGACCTCTGTGTGCAGTATCCTCGTGAGGAACAAAGTGAGTAAATATGAATTTACAGTCCCTCATCTGCTCTTTACAGAGAGGCCCCTCTTTCATTACTTCATCAAATCCAGAGTTTATAGAATCAGTTGATTCCTGTACAAATTGAACACCTTTTGTTCCGTTAATCAAAACATTACCACGAGAATCAAATCGCATAACTCTCTTTATTGTATCAGTATCCCATCCGGCGCCCTTTAGCAAATCTGAAACAATCTTCTTGTCTTTCATATCACTGATTTCACCGGTTCTTAGCATGTTTGCAATTTCAGGCTCTAGTGGTTCAACTTTCATGAATATTTTGTTGTGCCTGTTTGGAGATTTTGCCATGATTGGTTCACATGCAGATTTTACAGTTTCTCGATAGTTAATCAAAGGCTCAGATGTAACAATCTCTACTTTAGCATCCTGAATACGGTGAGTAGCAACATCAAGGTGCAAGACACCCATTCCTGCAACAATTGTCTCTCCGCTTTCTTCATCAATTTTTACAATCAAGTTAGGATCTTCAATGGTTAGTTGTTTGAGAACTTCGACTAGTTTAGGTAAATCTTTAGGATGTTTTGGTTCAATTGCAACTTGGACAACAGGTTCTGAAACATATTTGACTCCTTCAAACATTGGAATGTCTTTAACAGATGATAATGTGTTACCTGCTCTAGCTTCAGTTAATCCTAATAATGCAGGAATGTTTCCAGCACCAAGTTCTCCTACTTGTTCTCTTTGGTTTCCCATAAAGAAATTTACAGATTGAACTCTTCCTTCACGTTTTGCATCAATGATGTTGATTGTTTGTCCATCTTTGATTGTTCCAGAGAATAATCTTCCAATAGCAACAGGCCCTGCTGCAGGATCCAATACCATGTTTACAATCATCATAATTGTGGGACCAGTATCATCACATGCAAGTAATGCCTTTCCAACATCAGATTCTAAATCACCTTTCCAAATTTGAGGAATTCTGTATGTGACTGCCTCATGAGGGGCAGGATGATGTTTTACAACCATACCAAGAACTGCATCAGCTAGTGGTGCTTTCTCAACTAGATCGTCGACTTTTTCATTTTCATAAGCGTCAATAACATCTTTGAATGTAATACCTCTTTCTTTCATTAAATCAATGTTGATTGCCCATCTATCTTTTGCAGAGCCAAAGGTCACACTTGCATCTTGAATTGATACCTTCCATTTTTCTTTGTATTCAGGTTCTGCATATGTATCGATTAATTGATTAAAGTTTGAAACTACTTCTGCTAATTGAGCCTGCATTTTTTCAGGAGTTAATCGCAGTTCTTTGATTAGTCTATCTACTTTGTTGATAAATAAAACAGGCTTTACTCTCTCTTCAAGTGCCATTCTAGTAACAGTTTCAGTCTGAGTCATGATTCCTTCTACTGCATCACACACTACAACTGCACCATCAATTGCCCTAAGACTACGAATTACCCTTCCACTAAAATCTACGTGTCCAGGTGTATCAATCATGTTAATGACATATTCAGTACCTTTTTGGGAAAAGAGCAAAGTAACATTTGCTTGATAAATTGTAATTCCTCTTTGTTGTTCTTCTTTATCAAAATCCATAGCAAGTGCTTTTCCAGCAGCTGATGGGGCAATAATTCCAGAGTAAGCTAAAAGGCTGTCACTCATAGTAGTTTTTCCATGGTCAACGTGAGCAATTACACCAAAGTTTCGTATCTGATCCTTATTTTTGATAATTTTCATTACTTCACTTGTTGACTTGAATTTTACCATATTCGCAAACCCTAGGATTCAGCTATTAAACCTTAGCCTTCCAAAAAGATCAATAGATCATGTCATTACTTACATTACGAATCTTTTTTGCCGTCACAAAATAACAGTCTTTTTTCCGTTTTCTTTTTGCCTCATTTAGTGCAATGAATTGAGAGAAAAATGTACAGTACAACACTTGAGATATTTTATCAGATGGCATACTGGGATGAACCACATTAATTCCAATTTTTTTAAGATTTTTTGTCAATTGCACATTATGTAGATTTTTTTCTTCAAAAATTATGACAGTGTCACCACTTTTAGCTGAAAATAACTCCATGTGAGAAAACTGCTCTATTCTACAATAGTGTGCATCATACCCCAACACCTCATAGAATTTTGCAGCACAATACATTGCAAGAGGGAAAGTCAATAAATTGCCAAGGATGTAAATTTTTTTAGAGATTTGGACTCGCTTGGAATCAGATTTTGCTTTTGAATATAATCTAGCAGGATGGGAGATACGTATAGGCGCAACTAGAGAAATGCAACATAAGGCACTTTCTAAAAATGAGATGCTGCCTGCAGTAAAAACTCCATTATTAGGAGAGTCAAGTAGAATTACATCATTAGAGACTTTAGCTAATTGGCCATCAGACTTTGATGTAATTGCAGTTGATTTTTTTGTAATTTTTGCAACCTTGACATTAGTAATGGTGTTACCAGAAATTGAAACAAAGTAAACATGTTTTGATTTTACTAAAGATCTATTTTTGTACAAGTCTAATGGATCCATTGCCTTTACCAATCCATTAGAAAAAGATTCAGCCAACATAGAAGACACCATTGAATCACCACTTCCAGAAAAAATGATATTTTTTTGCAGAGTCTTTGAAATAGGTTTTTGCTTTTGAAAGGATTTTAGAAAATCTACTTGGAGATGAATGTCTTTTTCAAATGCATCCATAGTATTCATCAATTCAAATAATTTTTTGGCATATATTAGAAAATCTGTTTTAGCTGTGTTTTGATTTTTATTACGACTAGAATTGAACTAATTATGGAAATTTCAGTAGGGCATACTCCTGATTCGGATGATGCATTCATGTTTTATGGTATGTTTACAGGAAAAGTTCCATCTCCAGATTTTGAAGTAAATCATGTCATTGAAGATATTGAAAAATTAAACCGCAAAGCAACAAATCCACAACTAGATGTCACAGCAGTTTCAGTTCATGCATGTGCATATATTCCAGGATACACTGTTTTACGAAGTGGCGGAAGTTTTGGAATTGGATATGGCCCCATAGTTACTGCAAGAAAACAAATGACTATTGATGAGATAAAAAAATGCAAAATTGCAATTCCAGGAAAGATGACATCAGCATTTTTACTACTACAATTAATGATCGGAAAATTTGATTATGTTGAAATGAACTTTAGCGACATTCCAGAAGCTGTAAAATCAGGCAAAGTCGATGCAGGGCTAGTAATTCACGAGACACAATTATCATATGAGCAAGAAGGGAATGCCAAAATTCTAGATGTAGGAGAATGGTGGGATAAGACAACTGGCGGATTGCCAGTACCACTTGGAATTAATGTCATGAGAACAGACTTAGGATCAGAGACAATACAGAAATTTGACAAATATCTTCAAGCATCAATTGAATATGGATTAGAAAATTTTGATGATGCACTAGAGTATGCAATGCAGTATTCCAGAGAAAAGCCAAGAGAATTGATTGAAAAATTTGTAAAAATGTATGTAAATCAAGTAACAGTCAATATGGGAGATTCTGGGGAAGAATCCATAAGAAGAGTATTTGAGATGGCAAAAGAAAAAAATCTAGTTCCAGATTTTGAACTAAGCATAGCCATCAAGTAATTATAGAACAAAAAATTTTTACAATTAATGGGTGACGGAATAGGCGGTCCAGTAATTGGCATTCTAACTAACAATGCATTTGAATTACTTGTAAGTCATGTTAGAAAAGACAACAAAGATGAATATGGTAAAACAGAAAAAATTATCATGAGCAAAATTGACAATCCAGACGACCCACAATATGAAGAAAAAACAAAAGAAGACTTGGAAAGAGCACTAAAAGGAAAGTTTGTTTCATGCAATGTTCAATACAGAGATAAAAAAACAGATGCACTCATTTGCAATGTATTTGTACAAAAGCCACCTGAAGGATTTTGAAATTTTAGCTAGACTCAATGATGTAATGTAATTTTGTCACACGTGATCGTTCTTTTATGCTAATAGAGCACAAAATTTTCGTGAGATACATTTGAGATTTACAGCATGACTATTAGTATTGTATTTATCACAAAAATGGAGTCTGCAAAGTTGCAGATTCAGCAGGAATGCTGATAATTAATTCAGGAGATCAAGGTACAATTTCACTCAAGTTGCACATGGAAGAAAAATAAATACGGAGGATCCAATTTCCTAATATATGATAAATACAAAATAATATCAAATTGGTACTAATTGACAAGAAAATTTTTGGTGGAGGCATTGCCATGATTGTTGCAGGAATTGTTATCGGCTTATCAATTGGAGAGCCACCCACAGGTCAAGCTGGAATGTCTGAAGAAGAGATTATTGATTTAATGGTAGCAGAAGATGAAAACCAGGCTTTGCAGTTATTGTATGGACTTTTAATTGGTGTAGGATTTTTGTTGATTTTAATTAGTTTTGGAGCAAGGCGTAGAAAGGGCAGTGCAAAAAGATCAGAGAAAAAGCCTGCAGAGTAATTCAAACTTTTTAATCCAATTAAAGTACAGAAATAAAGTTGATTCATGCAGAAATTAGTATATATCCAATAGCGACAAAAACTACTAGCGCAAGTTTTTACATTGCAAAAGCAATTGAATCAATTCAAAAGATAGAAAATCTCACATACGAAATTAATTCAATGGGGACAGTTTTAGAGTCAGATGATATGGATGTAATTAACAAAGCAACAAAACAGATGACAGAAACAGTTCACAATCTAGGAATTGGTAGAGTAGAAGTTGTAATTAAGATAGATTCAAGAAGAGACAAACATCTAAAGATGCATGAAAAGATAGAGTCAATTAAAAAACATTTAGATTAAAAATTCTTTAAAATTCCAAAATGAGTATTACGTTGTGCAGGAGTACGGCCTATTTCTTTTACCATAGTTGCAAGCTCATCAACTGATGATGTTGTAGGTTTTCCTGCAGCACGATAAATCTCCTCAGAAAATGCAGTTCCAACCAAGTCACTTCCACCATTAGACAAGGCAACTTGAGCAAGTTTCTTTCCATATGCTACCCAATAAACAGAGATGTTGTTTAGAGTATTTGCAAGCATAAGTCTTGATAATGCAATGATTCTCAAATCATAAACAGAAGAACATTCATTATTTACCAAATGCTCTTGTTCTAGTTCGGTATTATCTAAACTGAATTTTAGTGGAATGAGTGTGATGAATCCATTTGTCTTTTTTTGTAACTCACGAATTTTTACAAGATGATCAACAATGTGTTCAGGTTTTTCAATGTGTCCATAAAGCATAGTTACATTACTTTTGATTCCCATATTATGGGCCTCTTCAATTACATCTAACCATTCTTGACCAGTACATTTTCCTCTTACAATCTTTTTTCTAATTTCTGGATGAAATAGTTCTGCTCC
Proteins encoded:
- a CDS encoding AbiV family abortive infection protein: MTDFLITSDKIIKGMNFAIGHANSLLITSEELFNQKKHAESTALAILSYEESAKANWLLRKLQEDNGVTKKDWKSLLDHDFKLSQLEKENMKMIDEMSDAEMKIYLDFQQETVQKIAEKSKEEAISKRKDLLEILKKFNKIKKLCFYSDWDDTEKKWKSFRVFPKDDQYAMNYTIIHLAENLLGRIIFLKDLHENPSKSAGIKGVVPDVEKNQIIELEDHSNDIENRKSFQDLQAHFENSKKYEPLLAKGWIALKKYF
- a CDS encoding elongation factor EF-2, with amino-acid sequence MVKFKSTSEVMKIIKNKDQIRNFGVIAHVDHGKTTMSDSLLAYSGIIAPSAAGKALAMDFDKEEQQRGITIYQANVTLLFSQKGTEYVINMIDTPGHVDFSGRVIRSLRAIDGAVVVCDAVEGIMTQTETVTRMALEERVKPVLFINKVDRLIKELRLTPEKMQAQLAEVVSNFNQLIDTYAEPEYKEKWKVSIQDASVTFGSAKDRWAINIDLMKERGITFKDVIDAYENEKVDDLVEKAPLADAVLGMVVKHHPAPHEAVTYRIPQIWKGDLESDVGKALLACDDTGPTIMMIVNMVLDPAAGPVAIGRLFSGTIKDGQTINIIDAKREGRVQSVNFFMGNQREQVGELGAGNIPALLGLTEARAGNTLSSVKDIPMFEGVKYVSEPVVQVAIEPKHPKDLPKLVEVLKQLTIEDPNLIVKIDEESGETIVAGMGVLHLDVATHRIQDAKVEIVTSEPLINYRETVKSACEPIMAKSPNRHNKIFMKVEPLEPEIANMLRTGEISDMKDKKIVSDLLKGAGWDTDTIKRVMRFDSRGNVLINGTKGVQFVQESTDSINSGFDEVMKEGPLCKEQMRDCKFIFTHFVPHEDTAHRGLSQLGPASRRACMGALLTAGTAVLEPTLAIEVRVPTDLVGNVATVLSGKRGKVLDMAQKGASSIVTGEIPASETFTLSEEMRGQTAGRATWNTSFKAWTEVPKSMLTAAVADIRKRKGLAPDPPRAEEFIDKE
- a CDS encoding sugar isomerase — translated: MNTMDAFEKDIHLQVDFLKSFQKQKPISKTLQKNIIFSGSGDSMVSSMLAESFSNGLVKAMDPLDLYKNRSLVKSKHVYFVSISGNTITNVKVAKITKKSTAITSKSDGQLAKVSNDVILLDSPNNGVFTAGSISFLESALCCISLVAPIRISHPARLYSKAKSDSKRVQISKKIYILGNLLTFPLAMYCAAKFYEVLGYDAHYCRIEQFSHMELFSAKSGDTVIIFEEKNLHNVQLTKNLKKIGINVVHPSMPSDKISQVLYCTFFSQFIALNEAKRKRKKDCYFVTAKKIRNVSNDMIY
- a CDS encoding MqnA/MqnD/SBP family protein gives rise to the protein MEISVGHTPDSDDAFMFYGMFTGKVPSPDFEVNHVIEDIEKLNRKATNPQLDVTAVSVHACAYIPGYTVLRSGGSFGIGYGPIVTARKQMTIDEIKKCKIAIPGKMTSAFLLLQLMIGKFDYVEMNFSDIPEAVKSGKVDAGLVIHETQLSYEQEGNAKILDVGEWWDKTTGGLPVPLGINVMRTDLGSETIQKFDKYLQASIEYGLENFDDALEYAMQYSREKPRELIEKFVKMYVNQVTVNMGDSGEESIRRVFEMAKEKNLVPDFELSIAIK
- a CDS encoding MTH1187 family thiamine-binding protein, which codes for MIHAEISIYPIATKTTSASFYIAKAIESIQKIENLTYEINSMGTVLESDDMDVINKATKQMTETVHNLGIGRVEVVIKIDSRRDKHLKMHEKIESIKKHLD
- a CDS encoding radical SAM protein, whose protein sequence is MLEQLVGDSQALDRAIAGQELSYKDGLELMNYDNLHLLGAVADARRKELVGDTVTFAASYYMNYTNVCAASCQMCAFYRKDGAEDAYTLTPQEIEQRVGIAKQMGATEVHIVGGFHPKLPLEYYEDMMKIIKKNHPKLNIKALTAAEIFYLSKLTKNSTKEILSRLKDAGLDSMPGGGAELFHPEIRKKIVRGKCTGQEWLDVIEEAHNMGIKSNVTMLYGHIEKPEHIVDHLVKIRELQKKTNGFITLIPLKFSLDNTELEQEHLVNNECSSVYDLRIIALSRLMLANTLNNISVYWVAYGKKLAQVALSNGGSDLVGTAFSEEIYRAAGKPTTSSVDELATMVKEIGRTPAQRNTHFGILKNF